Proteins from a single region of Dyadobacter fanqingshengii:
- a CDS encoding thiamine phosphate synthase, translating into MKLIAISHPEFILNEAERINALFRDGLLRLHLRKPGGDIADLNRLLGKIDPEFYPKIALHHHHELAAQYGLTRLHFPEKLRNDTPETMFQKLKNAGFQLSTSIHDIEQLSELSSAFDYTFLGPVFDSITKKGYQRIVNDDFCLKEDQKTIKVIAIGGINHSNIHKIKQMNFDGAAVLGAIWNSEASDFQFLKIHKLQFISNQTAGLSHLESIKLALTAGCRWIQLRVKNQPENEVLEIAIAAKELCDSYAARLIINDFPHVVKAVNAYGLHLGLNDMQISEAREIVGYNMIIGGTANTFEDVLLRINEGADYIGLGPFRFTTTKQNLSPILGLDGYRVLMQKLSEQKLSIPIIAIGGILPDDVAEILATGIHGVAMSSALIQSKETKETVQKLEEILC; encoded by the coding sequence ATGAAACTGATCGCGATTTCGCATCCTGAATTTATCCTGAACGAAGCCGAGCGGATCAATGCGCTTTTTCGGGATGGATTACTGCGCCTTCACCTCAGGAAACCGGGTGGTGATATCGCTGATTTGAACCGGTTACTGGGAAAGATTGATCCTGAATTTTATCCCAAAATCGCATTGCACCACCACCATGAGCTGGCAGCGCAGTATGGCCTAACGAGACTTCATTTTCCAGAAAAACTGAGAAATGACACGCCGGAAACTATGTTTCAAAAACTGAAAAATGCCGGTTTCCAGCTTAGCACATCAATCCATGACATTGAACAACTGTCTGAACTTTCCAGCGCTTTTGACTACACTTTCTTAGGGCCGGTTTTTGACAGCATTACCAAAAAGGGCTATCAACGCATTGTAAACGATGATTTCTGCCTGAAAGAAGATCAAAAAACAATCAAAGTGATCGCTATTGGAGGCATTAATCACTCGAATATCCATAAGATCAAACAGATGAACTTTGACGGGGCTGCTGTATTGGGAGCGATCTGGAATTCGGAAGCATCTGATTTTCAATTTTTGAAAATTCATAAGCTGCAATTCATTTCTAATCAAACAGCTGGACTGAGCCATTTAGAAAGCATTAAGCTCGCTTTGACTGCTGGCTGCCGCTGGATACAGTTACGGGTAAAAAATCAGCCGGAAAATGAAGTCCTTGAAATTGCCATAGCTGCAAAAGAACTTTGTGATTCCTATGCGGCTCGTTTGATCATCAATGACTTCCCGCATGTTGTAAAAGCGGTCAATGCATATGGATTGCATCTCGGTTTGAATGATATGCAGATTTCCGAAGCCAGGGAAATCGTTGGGTACAACATGATCATCGGAGGCACGGCCAACACTTTTGAAGATGTTCTTTTGCGAATTAATGAAGGCGCGGATTACATTGGATTAGGGCCTTTTCGCTTCACAACGACGAAGCAAAATCTCAGCCCTATCCTCGGATTGGACGGCTATCGGGTTTTAATGCAAAAATTATCAGAACAAAAGTTAAGCATTCCGATCATTGCCATTGGCGGCATTTTGCCCGACGACGTTGCGGAAATATTAGCAACCGGAATCCACGGCGTTGCCATGTCTTCCGCATTAATTCAATCAAAAGAAACGAAAGAAACAGTCCAAAAACTTGAAGAAATATTATGTTAA
- a CDS encoding thiazole synthase: protein MLKIADKTFESRLFTGTGKFSSAAVMEETLLASGSELVTVALRRVDVNDPQDDMLLHLRHPQIHLLPNTSGVRTAKEAVFAAQLAREALETNWLKLEIHPDPKYLLPDPIETLKAAEELVKLGFIILPYIHADPVLCKRLEEVGVAAVMPLGSPIGSNKGLKTIDFLEIIIEQSSVPVIVDAGIGSPSDAAKALEIGADAVLVNTAIAVAGDPVAMAEAFKMAVIAGRMAFEARLGNQENHAVASSPLTAFLDYEL from the coding sequence ATGTTAAAAATCGCAGATAAAACATTTGAATCGCGGCTTTTTACAGGGACTGGGAAGTTCAGTTCTGCTGCGGTGATGGAGGAAACTTTGCTTGCTTCGGGCTCCGAACTGGTGACCGTGGCGCTGCGCCGCGTGGATGTGAATGATCCTCAGGATGATATGCTTTTACATCTGAGACACCCCCAAATCCATCTTTTACCCAACACATCCGGCGTCAGAACAGCCAAAGAAGCGGTTTTCGCAGCACAATTGGCCAGAGAAGCATTAGAAACTAACTGGCTCAAACTCGAAATCCACCCTGACCCAAAATATCTCCTCCCCGACCCCATCGAAACGCTCAAAGCTGCCGAGGAATTAGTAAAATTGGGATTCATAATCCTGCCTTACATTCACGCTGATCCGGTGTTGTGCAAAAGATTAGAGGAAGTGGGCGTGGCAGCCGTAATGCCCCTGGGATCGCCGATTGGCAGCAATAAGGGTTTGAAAACGATTGATTTTCTGGAAATTATCATTGAGCAAAGCAGTGTTCCGGTGATCGTGGATGCCGGAATCGGTTCGCCTTCGGATGCTGCAAAAGCCCTGGAAATCGGTGCCGATGCGGTTTTGGTCAACACGGCCATTGCCGTTGCGGGCGATCCGGTGGCTATGGCGGAAGCATTTAAAATGGCCGTCATCGCGGGACGTATGGCGTTTGAGGCGCGTCTGGGAAATCAGGAGAATCATGCTGTGGCCAGCAGTCCGTTAACCGCATTTCTGGATTATGAGCTTTAA
- the thiH gene encoding 2-iminoacetate synthase ThiH, with product MSFKDKFEEYDWEEVKASIYSKTGHDVQKALLAQKRTLEDFKALISPAAAQFLEPMAQLSRKLTQKRFGKTMHMYIPLYLSNECTNICTYCGFSLDNKVRRKTLSKDEILREVEVIKSLGYDHVLLVTGEANQTVHAAYFKEVIQLIKPYFSQISMEVQPLETTEYEELIALGLYSVLIYQETYHKEDYKKHHPKGKKSNFNYRLETPDRLGQAGIHKMGLGVLIGLEDWRTDSFFTAAHLQYLERTYWQTRYSLSFPRLRPFSGGLEPKVEMTDRELVQLICAYRIINEELEISLSTRESEHFRDHCIQLGVTSISAGSKTNPGGYAVEPESLEQFEISDERSPAQIAAMIRERGYEPVWKDWDQVFVQ from the coding sequence ATGAGCTTTAAAGACAAATTTGAGGAATACGATTGGGAGGAAGTGAAGGCCAGCATTTATTCCAAAACAGGACATGATGTGCAAAAAGCGCTTTTGGCCCAAAAACGAACATTGGAAGATTTTAAAGCGCTGATTTCTCCTGCGGCGGCCCAATTCCTGGAACCCATGGCTCAGCTCAGCCGCAAACTGACCCAAAAGCGTTTTGGCAAAACCATGCATATGTACATTCCGCTGTATTTATCCAATGAATGCACCAACATTTGCACGTATTGCGGATTCAGCCTGGATAATAAAGTGCGGCGCAAAACGCTTTCAAAAGATGAAATTTTACGCGAGGTCGAGGTGATTAAATCGTTGGGTTACGATCATGTTTTACTTGTAACAGGAGAGGCAAATCAGACAGTTCATGCGGCCTATTTTAAAGAAGTAATTCAATTAATAAAGCCTTATTTTTCTCAAATTTCAATGGAGGTCCAGCCGCTGGAAACCACAGAATATGAGGAACTGATCGCGTTGGGGCTTTATTCTGTTTTGATTTATCAGGAAACTTATCACAAAGAAGATTATAAAAAACATCATCCCAAAGGAAAGAAATCCAACTTCAATTACCGTCTCGAAACGCCGGACAGGCTCGGACAGGCCGGAATCCATAAGATGGGGCTCGGTGTTTTGATCGGCCTGGAAGATTGGCGGACAGACAGTTTTTTTACCGCCGCGCACCTACAATATCTCGAACGAACCTATTGGCAAACGCGTTATAGTTTATCGTTTCCCAGGCTTCGGCCGTTTTCGGGCGGACTGGAACCGAAGGTAGAAATGACCGATAGGGAGCTTGTTCAGCTGATTTGCGCTTACCGGATCATAAACGAGGAATTGGAAATTTCACTTTCGACGCGTGAATCCGAGCATTTCCGGGATCATTGCATTCAACTTGGCGTTACGTCTATCAGCGCAGGTTCCAAAACCAATCCGGGCGGCTACGCGGTAGAGCCGGAATCGCTGGAACAGTTCGAAATTTCGGATGAGCGCAGTCCGGCTCAGATTGCCGCAATGATCCGGGAAAGGGGTTATGAGCCGGTTTGGAAGGACTGGGACCAGGTTTTTGTTCAATAA
- the moeB gene encoding HesA/MoeB/ThiF family protein yields MFEQQERKRYSRQILLPEMGLIGQEKLKAAKVLVVGAGGLGCPVLQYLVAAGVGNIGIVDDDIVDITNLHRQILYSPADIGKSKVLTAIEKLNVQNPFVRLIPHQVRLQEDNVKEIISDYDLVIDGSDNFPTRYLVNDACVELDKPLIFGSILRFEGQVSVFNYKSGPTYRCLFPDAEEGDNCAEAGVIGILPGMIGTYMANEAIKVICEIGEPLSGKLLVMNALTNTTNIFEFSRSEQIAPAQKTEKTVSQNEPQSELREMKYEEFERIEASYPGQIHLVDVREYNEFEADNFGGINIPLSEIPDILPTLPPNKTIVFYCQTGKRSAQAAKLLAQSGFDGAGFWAANW; encoded by the coding sequence ATGTTTGAGCAACAGGAACGCAAACGTTATAGCAGGCAAATTTTGCTACCGGAAATGGGCCTTATCGGACAGGAAAAGCTGAAAGCTGCCAAAGTGCTGGTCGTTGGTGCGGGCGGTCTGGGCTGTCCGGTGCTGCAATATCTGGTGGCGGCGGGCGTGGGAAACATTGGCATTGTGGACGATGACATTGTCGACATTACCAACCTGCACCGGCAAATTCTTTACTCGCCAGCCGACATTGGAAAAAGCAAAGTGTTGACAGCGATTGAAAAGTTGAATGTTCAAAACCCTTTTGTCAGACTTATTCCGCACCAAGTCCGCTTGCAAGAAGATAACGTTAAAGAAATCATCTCCGACTACGACCTGGTAATCGACGGCTCGGACAATTTTCCAACCCGCTATCTGGTCAATGATGCCTGCGTTGAACTCGATAAACCACTGATTTTTGGCTCCATACTGCGTTTTGAAGGCCAGGTTTCTGTTTTCAATTACAAAAGCGGCCCCACTTACCGCTGTCTTTTCCCCGATGCCGAAGAAGGCGATAACTGCGCCGAAGCGGGCGTGATCGGCATTTTGCCCGGAATGATCGGCACTTATATGGCCAATGAAGCGATCAAAGTCATCTGCGAAATCGGCGAACCATTGTCAGGCAAATTATTGGTAATGAATGCTTTGACCAACACAACAAACATTTTCGAATTTTCCAGATCCGAACAAATTGCCCCGGCGCAAAAAACTGAAAAGACTGTAAGTCAAAACGAGCCGCAAAGCGAATTAAGGGAAATGAAATACGAGGAATTCGAACGCATCGAAGCTTCCTACCCCGGCCAGATCCATTTGGTTGACGTCCGCGAATACAATGAATTCGAAGCCGACAACTTCGGCGGCATCAACATTCCCCTATCCGAAATCCCCGATATCCTCCCAACATTACCGCCCAATAAGACAATCGTTTTTTACTGCCAAACCGGAAAACGAAGCGCACAGGCAGCAAAGTTACTCGCACAGAGCGGTTTTGATGGGGCAGGTTTTTGGGCTGCGAATTGGTGA
- a CDS encoding GH39 family glycosyl hydrolase → MSFQKLLVYALIIFGSHLVEAQETKQKPVTIEVNLSAEKDPAKPIWAWFGYDEPNYTYMKDGKKLLTEISQLSKVPVYVRAHSMLVTGDGVAALKWGSTNVYTEDKKGNPVYDWTVVDKIFDTYIERGMRPIAQIGFMPEALSSKPQPYRHFWKPGDNYNDIYTGWAYPPNDYKKFAELVFQWVKHSIERYGKAEVESWYWELWNEPNISYWKGTTEEYIKLYDYSADAVKRALPTAKIGGPEVTGPNWDVSAKFLRTFLDHVVSGKNYVTGKTGSPLDFITFHAKGSPKVVDGIVRMDMGTQLRDIDKGFEIVASYPSLKNLPIIIGESDPEGCAACSEDLHPQNAYRNGTMYSSYTAASFARKHELADARGVNLLGAVTWAFEFEDQPWFRGFRDLATNGVDKPVLNVFRMFGMMDGNRVEVKQNLAYNFEKLKKESVRGERDINAFATKNAQESAVMVWNYHDDNKIVGASPIRLQINGLAAKRVQVQHYRIDQEHSNSYEVWKKMGSPQKPTAEQIAVLESAGQLQTLTSPQWINVEKGKIQLDFALPAQGVSLLKIIW, encoded by the coding sequence ATGTCATTTCAAAAATTACTCGTTTACGCTTTAATAATTTTTGGTTCTCATCTTGTTGAAGCACAAGAAACAAAGCAGAAACCCGTCACTATTGAGGTAAATCTGAGTGCCGAAAAAGACCCGGCCAAGCCTATTTGGGCATGGTTTGGATACGACGAGCCGAATTATACTTACATGAAAGACGGAAAGAAGCTGCTGACCGAAATTTCACAATTGAGTAAAGTTCCTGTTTACGTGCGGGCGCATAGCATGCTCGTGACGGGCGATGGCGTAGCGGCATTGAAATGGGGCTCGACCAATGTTTATACAGAAGACAAAAAAGGAAATCCGGTTTACGACTGGACGGTGGTTGACAAAATTTTTGACACATATATTGAAAGAGGCATGCGGCCGATCGCGCAGATTGGGTTTATGCCGGAAGCGTTATCGTCCAAACCACAGCCATACAGGCACTTTTGGAAGCCGGGCGATAACTACAATGACATTTACACCGGCTGGGCCTACCCTCCCAATGATTACAAAAAATTTGCTGAGCTAGTGTTCCAATGGGTTAAACATTCCATCGAACGGTATGGAAAAGCCGAAGTTGAAAGCTGGTATTGGGAGCTTTGGAACGAACCGAATATCAGTTATTGGAAAGGCACGACGGAAGAATACATTAAACTTTATGACTACTCTGCCGACGCTGTGAAACGCGCGTTGCCAACCGCAAAAATAGGCGGACCGGAAGTTACCGGACCAAATTGGGATGTTTCGGCCAAATTTTTAAGGACTTTCCTGGATCATGTTGTAAGCGGGAAAAACTATGTGACCGGCAAAACCGGTTCACCACTTGACTTCATCACTTTTCACGCAAAAGGCAGTCCCAAAGTTGTGGATGGAATTGTAAGAATGGATATGGGGACACAATTGAGAGACATTGACAAAGGCTTCGAGATAGTCGCTTCCTATCCCAGCCTCAAAAACCTGCCTATTATTATCGGTGAATCGGATCCGGAAGGATGCGCCGCCTGTTCCGAAGACCTGCATCCGCAAAACGCTTACCGCAATGGGACCATGTATTCCAGCTATACCGCTGCTTCATTTGCCCGAAAACATGAGCTGGCCGACGCGCGTGGCGTCAATTTGCTCGGTGCGGTAACCTGGGCATTTGAGTTTGAGGATCAGCCGTGGTTCAGGGGTTTCCGTGATTTGGCGACAAATGGTGTTGATAAGCCGGTTCTGAATGTTTTCAGAATGTTCGGAATGATGGATGGAAACCGGGTTGAGGTGAAACAAAATCTTGCTTACAATTTTGAAAAACTGAAAAAAGAAAGCGTGCGTGGAGAGCGGGATATCAATGCATTTGCCACAAAAAATGCGCAGGAGTCGGCTGTAATGGTTTGGAATTATCATGATGATAACAAAATTGTGGGTGCATCTCCTATCCGTCTTCAAATCAATGGCTTAGCAGCAAAACGCGTTCAGGTGCAACATTACCGTATTGATCAGGAACACAGCAATTCGTATGAAGTCTGGAAGAAAATGGGGTCACCGCAAAAGCCCACTGCAGAGCAAATAGCGGTCCTGGAAAGTGCAGGACAGCTTCAAACATTGACCTCGCCTCAATGGATTAATGTTGAAAAAGGCAAAATTCAATTGGATTTCGCGTTACCCGCACAAGGTGTTTCTCTGCTAAAAATCATCTGGTAA
- a CDS encoding sulfite exporter TauE/SafE family protein: MLTKVLSLKLPTISGWYFIPAIIVILLSTLFLVHGSLSVSQEDVNAFIGSDFALYLLVGLAAQLVDGALGMAYGVTSTSFLLSLGVPPAISSTSVHVAEMFTTGASAISHFRYKNINKKLFKSLLIPGVLGAITGAYLLSDVIDGDFVKPYIAAYMLILGLIIIRKALQKNLVKNKTKKIGILAAAGGFLDSIGGGGWGPIVTSTLLGQGRDPRYTIGSVNAAEFVIAFASGVTFLIFTGVSSWQVVSGLIIGGVIAAPFGAMLVGKIKRKPLMLIIGVLVIGLSARTIWLSF, translated from the coding sequence ATGCTTACAAAAGTCCTCTCCCTTAAACTCCCCACAATATCAGGCTGGTATTTTATTCCTGCCATTATTGTGATTTTGCTATCGACGCTATTCCTGGTACATGGTTCATTATCAGTGAGTCAGGAAGATGTGAATGCGTTTATAGGGAGCGACTTTGCATTGTATCTTTTGGTTGGATTGGCAGCCCAGCTTGTGGATGGCGCATTGGGCATGGCTTATGGGGTAACGTCCACATCTTTTCTGTTGAGTCTGGGCGTACCGCCTGCGATCAGCAGCACCAGCGTCCACGTTGCAGAAATGTTCACGACCGGCGCTTCCGCTATTTCGCATTTTCGGTACAAGAACATTAATAAAAAACTTTTCAAGAGCCTTCTGATCCCGGGCGTGCTCGGCGCAATTACCGGTGCATATTTACTTTCCGATGTCATTGACGGGGATTTCGTGAAGCCATACATTGCAGCATATATGCTTATTCTGGGTCTGATCATTATCAGAAAAGCATTGCAAAAGAATTTGGTCAAAAATAAAACGAAGAAGATCGGCATTCTCGCAGCGGCCGGGGGTTTTCTGGATTCCATCGGTGGCGGTGGCTGGGGCCCGATTGTCACTTCAACTTTGCTTGGTCAGGGTCGTGATCCACGTTACACCATTGGTTCTGTCAATGCTGCTGAATTCGTGATCGCCTTTGCAAGCGGTGTCACTTTCCTCATTTTTACAGGCGTAAGCAGCTGGCAGGTTGTCTCAGGACTGATTATCGGAGGCGTTATTGCGGCTCCCTTTGGTGCGATGCTGGTTGGAAAGATCAAACGCAAGCCATTAATGCTCATTATTGGTGTTTTGGTAATCGGGTTAAGCGCTAGAACTATCTGGCTTAGTTTCTAA
- a CDS encoding NADH-quinone oxidoreductase subunit A, producing MISDFGYILLFIIAAIALLGLMLTIAKFLRPHQPNEEKLTTYESGEDPLGNANIQFNVRFYVIALIFVLFEVELLFLFPWAVVFGNEDLIAQTNGQWGWFALAEMTVFIGILILGLAYAWGKGYLDWVRPKPQLPAIDSPVPADLYSRVNDKYGKK from the coding sequence ATGATCTCCGATTTTGGCTATATTTTACTCTTCATCATTGCAGCAATTGCCCTGCTGGGCTTAATGCTGACCATCGCAAAATTCTTGCGACCTCACCAGCCAAACGAAGAAAAACTAACCACATACGAATCCGGCGAAGATCCGCTTGGCAACGCAAACATTCAGTTCAATGTGCGCTTTTACGTGATTGCATTAATTTTTGTTTTGTTTGAAGTCGAGCTTTTGTTCCTGTTCCCCTGGGCTGTCGTTTTCGGAAATGAAGATCTTATCGCTCAGACAAACGGTCAATGGGGCTGGTTTGCCCTAGCCGAAATGACCGTTTTCATCGGAATCCTCATTCTCGGCCTGGCCTACGCCTGGGGCAAAGGCTATCTGGATTGGGTGCGGCCAAAACCCCAACTTCCAGCAATTGACTCACCCGTTCCTGCTGATCTTTATAGCAGAGTGAATGATAAGTATGGGAAGAAATAG
- a CDS encoding Spi family protease inhibitor produces the protein MKIVLLLFRLVFFCCLAAWIFVQCKRDEPAKNADPKPETRHDPLTISMNEAREVASFPAETSTRINADSSARMLSREDEVIDQLAIADSADGSPLLYIFKKEKGFAIISADLRVMPILAFSESSNIDVNNIPNGVSLWLDMAKTKVREARNKGGEPHPIVMKEWQKFLSRKLRIEDTNCLEWYQWGQFKCQNKSTTKGPLLSTVWGQSALSTTKLSTGGNCDGCGRRFAGCGPVAMAQIEEYYHPNLARPRVSKDKCTATLAGEHSLGTLMKTMGDKAKASYNYMGTCNTFTWPADVKSGLKSFGFSSGGSGSEAYNYSVIKSELGGLHPVLFWGSTCLSCFEDYHIWVCEGYQENEYSEFDCATKLCKEWSFTYLRMNWGWDGKWNDYYALGQYNPKGEDYNGNLHIITGIRP, from the coding sequence ATGAAAATCGTATTGTTATTGTTTAGGCTGGTCTTCTTCTGTTGTTTGGCCGCGTGGATTTTCGTTCAATGTAAAAGGGATGAACCGGCAAAAAATGCTGATCCCAAACCTGAAACCAGGCATGATCCGCTCACGATCTCAATGAATGAGGCCAGGGAAGTGGCGTCCTTCCCTGCGGAAACTTCAACCCGCATTAACGCAGACTCTTCTGCCAGAATGCTTAGCCGGGAGGATGAAGTCATCGACCAGCTTGCAATAGCCGACTCTGCGGATGGTTCGCCATTGCTTTATATTTTCAAAAAGGAGAAAGGCTTCGCAATCATATCGGCAGATCTTCGCGTAATGCCGATTCTGGCCTTCTCGGAGTCGTCTAACATTGACGTCAATAACATCCCCAACGGCGTATCGCTTTGGCTGGACATGGCTAAAACAAAGGTGCGGGAAGCCAGAAACAAAGGGGGTGAACCACATCCAATCGTAATGAAAGAATGGCAGAAATTCTTGTCCAGAAAATTAAGAATTGAGGATACTAACTGCCTTGAATGGTATCAGTGGGGGCAGTTCAAATGCCAGAATAAATCCACCACGAAAGGGCCGTTGCTTTCAACCGTATGGGGCCAAAGTGCTCTGTCGACAACCAAGTTAAGCACTGGTGGAAATTGCGACGGATGCGGAAGGCGGTTCGCTGGTTGCGGTCCGGTTGCAATGGCGCAAATAGAAGAATATTATCATCCCAATCTTGCTCGTCCGAGGGTTTCAAAAGATAAGTGCACTGCTACCCTCGCCGGCGAACACAGCTTGGGTACGCTTATGAAAACAATGGGTGACAAGGCGAAGGCTAGCTACAACTATATGGGGACGTGCAACACATTTACCTGGCCGGCCGATGTCAAAAGCGGATTAAAAAGCTTTGGTTTTTCGAGCGGAGGTTCCGGAAGCGAAGCGTACAACTATTCGGTTATCAAAAGTGAACTTGGGGGCCTTCATCCGGTTCTTTTCTGGGGATCAACTTGCCTGAGCTGTTTCGAAGACTATCATATCTGGGTTTGTGAAGGTTACCAAGAAAACGAATACAGCGAATTCGACTGCGCCACCAAGCTGTGTAAGGAATGGTCTTTCACGTATTTGCGGATGAATTGGGGCTGGGATGGAAAATGGAATGACTACTATGCTCTCGGTCAATACAATCCCAAGGGAGAGGATTACAATGGAAATTTACATATCATAACAGGAATCAGACCTTGA
- a CDS encoding helix-turn-helix domain-containing protein: MNIIASNLLTKREEKRLTQAYLAYLSGMSQPNYSDIERGKTRPSIDQLKKFAEILDVTVDELISESKKQKKPQVRASSKKPREKQSTLIRVIEEKNNYIKKLENELAILRKKED; encoded by the coding sequence ATGAATATCATTGCCAGTAACCTGCTCACAAAACGTGAGGAAAAACGACTTACACAAGCATATCTGGCGTATTTGAGCGGGATGTCACAACCCAATTACTCCGACATTGAAAGAGGCAAAACGCGGCCGTCGATTGACCAGCTTAAAAAGTTTGCCGAAATATTGGATGTTACTGTGGACGAACTGATTAGCGAGAGTAAGAAACAAAAAAAGCCCCAGGTTCGTGCTTCAAGCAAGAAACCCAGGGAAAAACAATCTACCCTGATCAGGGTAATCGAAGAAAAAAATAATTACATTAAAAAGCTGGAAAATGAGCTGGCCATTTTGAGG